Part of the Vigna angularis cultivar LongXiaoDou No.4 chromosome 1, ASM1680809v1, whole genome shotgun sequence genome, GCCATCCCTATTCCTCTTTATTGAGAGCTCAATTAATTGTTCTTAAAGGTCCAAAGATTTGGAGAAGATGTTGTTGGAAGAGTTCATGAGAATTTTGACTGTCCACGAACAAGTTCTGCAGAACAACGAGCAAcgtaaaaaaattcatttcagTGAGTGttcaaaatactttttaattttgctTAAGtactatttcatttattttttgttgtcaACTAAATGATGTGATGTGATTtacttctcttctcttctccatttCAACAATTAATCCACTCATTTCCTTTCTAGTCCAACTTAACACACTGAATCAACTActcataaatttgaaataattgaaaagaaaaaactctaGTTAGccaattaattaaagataaaaaaaataaaaaagcaacaAATTCAACtaacaaaatactaaaaaaaatatatttcagatacctaaattgaaattcaattaaaaatatttcaaatttataaaggtaattagaattttattaaacctaaattttacgggcattagagataaaaaaaaaaaaaagaaaaaaaaacgatgtTTTTTTACTTGGAAGGAGAGCATTGTTGAGCTGACCTGAGCTAAGCTCGGACGACCTGGCTGCCGTGTTATGTGGCGGCGCTCCCATCTTCATCTCCATCTGCGACTTCTCAATGTCGCCGAAGTTCCACATTTCTCGTCCCCTCCTCTCTCTCTCAAGCGAGCCCTCTCTCAATCCCCTCTCCCTAATCATCCTCTCCTTCTCTCATTCCCACTATTCCACTTCCAAATCACCCTCTCACACCTCTCACTATCTCTCTCAGTTTCTCCCTCTCGCCGACTCCACCTTCAAACCCCTCAACACAATCACCGCACATGAACGTCGCCTAGTCGTCCTGGGCCTATCCACCGCCATCAAAACCGACCAGAGTTTCGCCCTCAAGGCCTTCTCCCTCCGCTTCTGCCCCTTCCTTCTCGTCAAGATTATGACCTTCTTAGACACCCGCCAAGCCGCGTTTGCCTTCTTCAAGCTAGCCTTCGGGAACAATTTCGAGGAGACCGTTCGCTTGAGCTGCGTCGCGGCGCATGTTCTGGCGGCGAAGGGGCTTCACCTGCTCGCGCAGGACGTGGTCTCCTGGCTCATTGCCAGGGTTGGGGCTGGGAGAGCCAACGAAATATTTGAGTTTATGTGGAAGAATCATGCTATTTATGAGTCTGATTTTTCTGTCTTGAATACGCTTTTGCGGGGGTTTCTGAATTTGGGGATGAGTTTTGAGGCGTTGGAGGTTTTGCGTAAGATGAGGGATGTAGGAGTTAGGCCTGGTTTGTCTTCGCTGACTATTCTCATGAGGTTGTTGCTTAGGCTTGGTGATTATGGTAGTGTGTGGAAGGTGTTCAAGGATATGATCCACAGAGGGCCTCGCCCTTCGAATATCACGTTTAATGTGATGTTGTATGGGTTTTGTAGACAACAGAAGATTGCGATTGCGGAGAGTTTGTTACATTTGATGCCTAAGTTTATGTGTAGTCCTGATGTTTTTGCGTTTAACATTCTTATTAACGCGTGCTGTGTGAGGGCGAGGACTTCGGTTGCGTTTGATTGGCTAAATTTCATGGTTAGAAGTGGCCTTGAACCGAGTCTTGCTACGTTTAATACCATTATGCATGCACTTTGCCGGGAAGGGAATGTGAGGAGGGCGCAGAAGCTCTTTGATGAGATTCAGGATATGGGAATTGCGCCAAATGCAGCTATGTATAATACACTGATGGATGGGTATTTCAAGGCACGGGAAGTTAGTCAGGCTAGCTTGCTTTATGAGAAGATGAGGACTAAGGGTGTTTCTCCTGATTGTGTGacttttaatattttggttGGGGGATATTATAAGTATGGGAGAAAAGATGATTGGAACAGGTTGTTGAAAGATTTGATTGTATTGGGATTGTTTCCAGATTGTTCACTGTGTGATGTAACTGTGTCTGTGCTATGTTGGACTGGCAGAATTGATGAGGCCATGGCATTATTGCAAGAACTGCTTGAAAAGGGACTAACTCTTAGTGTTGTCGCCTTTAACTCAGTAATAGGAGCCTATAGCAGGGCAGGTTTAGAAGACAAAGCTTTTGAAACCTATCGTATTATGGTCTTGGGCGGTTTCACCCCTTCATCGTCCACTTGTAATTCTTTGCTTATGAGTTTGTGTAGGAAAGGATGCTTGCAAGAAGCCAGGATACTTTTGTATGGGATGCTAGAGAAGGGGTTTCCCATCAACAAAGTCGCTTACACGGTGCTTTTGGATGGATATTTCAAGATGAATGATTTGGATGGAGCTCAGTTTCTCTGGAAGGAAATGAAAGAAAGGGGTATGTATCCAGATGCTGTTGCCTTTACAGCCTTAATTGACGGGCTTTCAAAAGCAGGTAATGTCGAGGAGGCACATGAAGTGTTCTTAGAAATGTCCGCTATGGGTTTTGTTCCTAATAATTTTGCTTACAATTCTTTGATTAGAGGCCTCTGCAATTGTGGGAGGATGACTGAAGCATTGAGGTTGGAGAAAGAGATGAGGCAAAAAGGCATTCTTTCTGACACCTTCACCTTCAATATCATCATTGATGGTTATTGTAGACGGGGACAAATGAAGTTTGCAACTGATACATTTCTTGACATGCAACGGATTGGTTTGCCGCCTGATATTTTCacatttaacatattaataGGAGGGTACTGCAAGGCATTTGACATGGTTGGCGCAGGTCAGATGGTTAATAAAATGTACTCATGTGGGCTTGACCCAGATATCACAACCTATAATACACAAATGCATGGCTACTGCAGAATGCGAAAAATGAATCAAGCTGTTATCATTTTGGATGAGCTCATCTCCGCTGGCATTGTTCCAGATACAGTGACATACAACACTATGATGAATGGTATTTGTAGTGATATATTAGATCGAGCTATGATTCTTACTGCCAAATTACTTAAGATCGGTTTTGTTCCAAATGTGATTACAACCAATATGTTGTTGTCACAATTTTGCAAGCAGGGGATGCCAGAGAAGGCAATACTATGGGGTCAAAAGTTGTCGGAGTTTTCCTTTGGTTTTGATGAAATCTCATATAGAATACTGGATCAAGCTTACCGTTTGAAACGAGATAACATTGAACTTGTGAGAGAAACATATGAGAAGGGCCTTTTTATGGATTTCCTCATGTACATCACATTTGACtatttttcaagaaataaaCCTCAGAAGATTGAAAATAGAGTAGAGTTAATTGAAAATCAATTCATTGCTTTGTGAACTTATTATTTCATCTTTCTAGTATCCTTGAAATCTGCCATGATTTTATGTAATCGTGAGAACAGTACATTGGACTCATTCATTGACTACTTGAGCATTACATGAAACAAGTGATCAAAATACGTTGTCATATACTGTAAGAAACCATTGAGGGATTGATCACCCCTTTTGAAGATAAATGCATTGGTTATTACTACCCATTCTGGAGGGTTTTACGCGTGTTTCTCTATAATGGATAATAACAGCCAATTTTTAGAGGGCTGCAAAGGAAGCATAATTTGATTCTATGATCGAGGCCTTGAGAACATTGTCAGTCTAAAATATGATTGAATCTACTGAACTGCAGGTGATGGAGATTGGAGAGTTTTTTTGTAAGTGTAGTAAATCTATTTTTCTTCTAGAGAGTTGTGATATCAAATCTTCCTTGTGTATGTTTGTGTCTTGTTTGTAGTATGTGGTGCTGAGTTTGTATTGCACGCTGTCTGGATTTAAGATTTgattagtttcatttttattttcaggcTTGTGTTGATCTGGGAATTAGAACTGAACATTGATTGAATCTACTGAACTGCAGGTGATGGAGATTGGAGAGTTTTTTTGTAAGTGTAGTAAATCTATTTTTCTTCTAGAGAGTTGTGATATCAAATCTTCCTTGTGTATGTTTGTGTCTTGTTTGTAGTATGTGGTGCTGAGTTTGTATTGCACGCTGTCTGGATTTAAGATTTgattagtttcatttttattttcaggcTTGTGTTGATCTGGGAATTAGAACTGAACATTGTTAAGAAGCACATCTCTCAAAAGCTTAATCATAAGGTGAAAGCCCAGctatgattttatatttctcTTGAATGTCTTGGTGAAGCTCATGTGCCTGCTCTGTTTATTACTTGTCTTGTTACTAAATTATTgcatgtaaatataaaaaaaagatattgatTTTTCTCATTATTAGTGTTTGATaggaaaaaaatactaaaatgaaACTAAATGATCTGACACTGTTAAAAAATTTCTGATCGAATGAGATACTGAAAAAATGGGCTTCTTCTTTGGTTTCCTTGGTGAGGAAAAAGTTTAGCTGGTAATCAATGAACAACAAATTTTTGCATCTTAATTGTCACATTGGTTCGTTACAGAGCCAGGGAAAGGCAAACAAAAGATTAGGTGGGAGTTCACACGATAAAAATGAGAGTTtcttataattgtattttttttcaccataaatatatcaaaatatgcACATTATGATGCTGTAGAGAAATCTCGCCAATGTAAATTAAGAAAAGACCTTCCTGGAAGAGTGTGTACATGTCtgtgaaaaaaagagagagagagagagagagagagagagagagagagagagagagagagagagagagagagagagagagagagagagagaacaaaaaGGATTTATTGTTGATATGCTTTTTGTTTTCAGCATGAGGATTTTCCATTTTCTCATGCTTTGTTTGGGTTCTTGCCTTTATTGATGTTTTGACCTATTTGGATTTGACTTTTATAGATGCTTTTGACCTAATTTGCTAGCTATGCTTCTAATCTTGATGTGAGATAGTTTATTTTAAGTAACCTTTTAAGAGAAAGGGTAGCCTTGGTGCAACAGTTAGAGTTGTTGAAGTGTGACTAGGGGGTCATAGGTTCAATTCATGGAATTAGTCTGCTGCAAATGCTAGGTAAGGCTGCCTTCAATCCATGATGTGTCTGGCCATTCCTTCCCTTCACGAGCTTTATAGCTTAGAGTACCAGgttgtccttttctttttaaaaattgttttttaagcTCTAAATAATTGTCTCTGCTATATGTGGCTCACATGCTCCCTCTACACAAAGCTATATTCACTGAAATTTGTCTAAACAGGATTTTTACTTTGAACTTTGCAGTGAGCTGCACATATTAGGCACTAACCATTGTCCTCAGTTCACAATGCATTGAAAATATTATCTTCTTCACAGTTGTCTGTCTGCCTTAAAATCTATATTGTCTCTTTCTTTAGAATTGATAACATGTTAAGGATTAGTACTCCCTTTTACATTTTTCTGTTGTCTAAAATTAGTACTCCCTTTTACATTAACCTGTTCTTAATTGAGTTCAAGTCTATATCTTATCACTGAGGCTATATTAAATTTCTGGATTAGCAAATGATGAAAGATCTTGTGGTTAATTTGTAACTTATCCAGTATAGTAAAAGTTTTGAGATCAACTTGAATACTTCCTGTCTAAAAGTAAAATTCGCAACAGATTTGCAATATCTAATAGAAGTCCAAGGCATATATCAGAACTAAGTTTCACTTTGGCCTTTCTGCATTACAGATAAATGAAGACAAGGAAACTGAGAAAAATGAGGCCAAAGCCATGGAGATAATCTTGATGCTCATTTGCTCATCGGAGGAAAGTGCATTAAATGAATGATtatcatgaaaggaaaaagTTTAGAATCAAACGAGAATGCTTGGAATTATGGGGTACTTCTTAGAGGTTTGGAATTGAGCTAGAGGCTACAGTCCCTCCTAATATTGCAAGGTCAAAGAGGTGAAACTTGGTGTGGGCTTCAAGTGATATGTTTGAGAAActtaaattcaaaagaaaaaaagagaagaggaagaagcttCCAAGATAAAATAGCTGGAATCTGGAGTGACCATGATGCAACAAAGTAACTGTCATGAAATGGTAAAGAAAAGGTAAGAAAGAAAGGGAATGTCCAGAAAAAGCCTTATGGGATGGTGGAGTCAAATATTATTGAGCTTCTTTCTGACTTCTTTTGGAACAATTCAATTATGGTCTTAATATTTTTGGCTCTATCATTTgtcttgattttggttttggtccctatacttaataaatttgatttgtgGTCCTTATAGTTTTACAAGTTTAGGTTTGCATCTAGTTTGGATAAActtctcaattaaaatttattggtgAAGAAAAATGGGATTAAACTTCTTCCATATTccataagaaaaataaacttgTGCGCCACAATTTGTATAGAAGCTCTCGCATCCAACTTTTCCAAAAACTGggttcattattttattttaacttgtagAAATTCAGTTCGCTtacctttattttcttctctcataaCTGCTTATTAGAAGTTCACCCAACAAGACCTTGGTGCCTAGTTTTATTCTgttttgttttctattcttaTAGTTTTTTCTACTTAGGTTTAAGTCTCTCGAGTAAACCAGACATTGGTCCAAAATGGTTGTACCATACAAGACTGTTTTGGCATACCATTTGTAGTAGGGACCAAAACGAAATTTTTGAAACTATAAGTACCAAcaacttaatttttaaagtatacggatcaaaaccaaaattaaaGTGATTcataccaaaaatatatttaaaccttCAATTATATTTGAAGATGTTCACCATGTTTGTTAGTGAAAGAGCATGCTACTAAGAGCATTACACAGAAATGTGCTTGTGTTGAAGCCTTTCTTGTGTTGAACCTGGAATGTAGTTCGATATTTAGCAGGAGGAAAAGGAAACTTCTGTCATTGGCATGCTGAATTGGCAATACTTGCTAGAATACTAAAGGAATAAGTTATAAAAGAAATGTTGTCTTTAGGTTCGCCCAGCTTCTTCATTTTGGGAGATTTTgtagaaaaataattgaattatttgttTACCCTCAACCCCTTTCTTAATCACACGTTTCAATTTATTTCGCACTCTTTCATAGTGAGGCATTTGTGCTATCTGTGCTCAGCCATCATACTGTGGTTGGGATTTGTTGGATATGGGGCCAAGATTAGAAGACTCTAATATGTGGTTGTTTCCTAAATTAGCTGGGCAAATATTCTGATTAATTGTACAACTGTAATTAAGGGAGTTGTATCCGCAGTTGTATAGGGTagttttttcttgatttattggTTGGTTGAAAATGACAACTAATCATAAGTTACTCTACTAAATACTTCAGTAGAAGGTTAACTAATATACCTAGTGTTGACATTATGATGCCTAAGTGAAAGCGGCACTAGTTGTTGTCAAAACATTGATTGCCTGCACAGGATTGTTCTCCGAATAGATTCTGCAACGTTAGAACTAAACAAATTATGACCATTTCTGTGACTTCTCTCGCATACTCAATAGTCTAGGACATGCTGGACTGATCATCTCATTTTTTCTGCCTTCATAAGTTCGGCCTATGCCCTCGTGGAGATTGTTCGAGTGAACTTGCAATATCAGCCTGCAGTTGGCGAACAACAaaactttataattatttagtGTCGTTTgggttcatttttttttctttcaactatTTTTTGGTTCTCACTAATAGTTGAATAAGGTTATTTATGATTGGTCCTCAGCCTGCAAGACCATCTCTAAAATCTGAATCTTTTGAAATGTGATGTCCCGTTCGAAGGCCTTTACTGGCTACTGGTACAGCTATTGACTGAAACAATTGTGTTATTAATTTGGTTTAAGTATGACAATTATGTGCCAATATTGGTCAATGCTGGTGAATAGCAAGTAAATCCATTGTGGAAGATTAATCTAGGGATCGATGTTACAATGGATATGTGATATCTACTTCGTTTGGTTGCTAACTAAAGCTTACATATGATAGCAGAGGAGATGGCCATGGTTCTTGTTCTGAAGGCTTTGTTTAACATGTATGACACATATCTATTggattaattatattatgttgtCTTGTGTTGAATATAACTATATAAATGTGATCTGCAATTCCATTTTCGATGTTCAAATTCtatgattaatttttgttttactttcaaTTGAAAGTGGTGAAAAGGGCCTTTTTCTGATACATGAAATAGCTTTGTAGTCTTGTAAATGGGCTTTAATTTGAACTATAAAATGCTTGGTTAAGCTTTTTGGAGGGAGAgaatatgtattttaatttgacCTCTATCTATTTCAAATACAAGAatcattcaattattattataactcaATGTCTATTTTGAAGAATGTACAGTGAATGAGTTATTTGTATATCGGCTCAAGCTACATATTTTATCActcaattattattactttacaACTTAAGTTTGCTTTAATGAAGCAACGTCACAGTAGCATAATAGTACACAGGTCAAGTATATGGCAATGCAGCGGCGTCATAATAATCCAATAAGTAGGAAAATAATACCAAACATCTCATGAAAGGTGATTAAACTAAGAACACGACAATTCTATAGTGGCACATAATTAGACTGTAAATCATGTATTCACGAAAATCATGTTCATACACACAATAATAAACACACTGCTACAAAAAAAGTGCAAAGATAACACTTTGTTTTTCATAGACAACAATTTTTAGACGATATTAAGTGCTGCCTATTAATATATAGTACttctaaaaaaattgttgtctATAAGCATCAATAGACAATACTTATTTGGAAAAACATTGTTTATTGGTGTCTTTTAATAGACGATACTTATTTGAAACAACATTGTTTATTGGTTGGTGTCTgtcaatagatagcgcttatttTATAAAGCGTTGTCTATTGATAACATTAATATAGTGTTTTTCCAAATAAACACTATTTAtgatctaatttttttaatttattttaatttttcaatagaCAACACTTTTCTAAATAAGTGCGATTTATgattcaaatttcttttaatttactttaatttcttTAAGAACGCTTTTCTAAATAAGCATTGTCTattgttcattttttaaataatttatttaattttttaataaacccAATTTTATCAAACTTGCATATATATTGGTTTAATAAACACAGTTTTGTAAAAAATGAATTCTCAATAATTTAGTGTACGAATACCTAATTGTTCATAGTACTATTGcctataaacatatatatacaaTCTCATTACTATGATTCaatacacacaatttttttaaaaaatgaattctCATTACTTTAGTGTATGAATACATAATTGCTCAGAGTACTAACTTATAAGCATATATATAACTATGACATGATTATCTAAACATATATACAATCATAACATACTACCCTATAAGTAGTTACTAATGACACAAAAACACTAATATTCCCTAACTTCAATGAtttgattttcaaaatattcttgACATCTACAATTAGGAAAATACTATAACAAAggaaaacaacataaaattagTCAATTAACATTCTACTACaattaattatgtatataatCAAGATAACTTATATTTGTTGGGATTGTCCCTCCTTCACAGTTGTCATAATTATCTTGATATAACAACAAATGTAATACCCACACAACCATTGTCGTTGGGTTGTTTTGGACactaaaaaaccaaaaatagaaaacattaatataattgGTATGAATATATGTATATGCATGAATGAGAGGCATAGATTGGACCAAAAAATACAAATCCAAAAATACACATTACAACAAGAAATGTAAttatccttttatttatttgcatAACACCAATTAAACAAAGACCCATGCCTCAAAGACCCCACTAGCACAAGCCTTAATTCACTTTAAAGTCTATATAAAAGGAAGCCTTAATACACATAACCATGTTGCTAAAACAACCTTTAGATACCAAAAGAATTCAACACCTATGACACTAGTTAATTATATCCTTCACAACTCTACACTGCCACACAACTCACGTAAGGAAAACAGACCCTTAATCAGCCAAAAGGGCTCAACATATTCAATAGCCATGATGTAACCACTCAAGTATGGTAAACATAGAAGCACGAAGAGTGAAATAAACAAAAGTAGGGAAATAATCATATAaccctctttctttctttcgtCGCCTACGATTCCCTCGTCGTGTCGCCTACGATTCCCCCGTCGTCAACCTTCTCCTCCGCCTCCACCAcactcctcctcctcttctgtCGCCGCTCTCTCTTCACCTCCACTGGACAGTGAGTCAGCGCCACTCGAGATCCATCCTTAGACACGCCGCCACCGCTCGAGAAATCGTAGCCACAGCCCCATTTGCATTTACTCACAAAAATCGAATTTTGTGATTGACCCATTTCAATTCGTCCCTTTAATTGGGTAACGCGTTCTTCAATTTTGCTACCAGTGGTTCCCCCTGTCATTCAGAGCTAGGGTTCGATCTCTGGTGCAGCACCGCGTGGCCGTGAAAATCATCAACAAGAAGAAGATAAACAAAACGGGTCTCGCTAGTAACGTGAAgtgtgaaaacaaaattatcgctaccaaaaacaaaattttcttcgTCATGGACTTCATCCACGACGGAGAGCTCGTTTGGAAGATCTCGAAGGGTCGCTTCTCGGAGGATCTCAACCGAAAGTACTTCCACCAGCTCATTTGGAGGATTTGCTCAAGGCATCAACAGAGGTTTCGGGGAAAGGGACTTTCGGGACAACATATAAGGCGGTGCTGGAGGTAGGGTCGATGGTGGCAGTGAAGAGGTTGAAGGATTTTCTAGGCTTGCTTTTCAGTATTTTTTGGGCTTGCTTTTCACTCAATTTCACCCTTTTCCAATTCTTGGTCAATAATTAATGATGATAATGACAGTGAAGGTGGTGTGTGGATTTTGCATCAAAACTTGACCTCTGCGAATAGTGCTCCTCAGGGGCTGCTTCGGAAGCTTGGTGCTGGGTTGGATGATCTGCTCCCATCTTCTGCCATGGTCATTTGTGGGAGAGAAGAGAGATTCGTGTAAATCAATCTAATCTCGCATAAATCGtgtaaaagagagagaaaaagatggCAACAACAGtagaggaaagagaaaaaaagtgcaTCCAGGTCAGCGCGGACTTAACTCCGTTTATGCGAATTTAACGGAGAGGActtcatttatacaatttttataactttgGAACTCAAtacattcatttttaaaatcgggtactaaacataaattcacctcttaacatagggacgaagtaagcatttaagcctaaaaTGAACCATTATGACAAAGAAAGAAGGTGTGAAATACATTTCAAGCTCACACAAAGTTACGATAATTTCTCTTTCTAGTGCTTGCAATTTTCTAGTATCAATCACTTTGCTACATGTATGGCTATAAAGAAATAGCATAATTTAGTTATGGTCCATCTTACCTTTTTAGGCAAAATGGAATGTATGTCTATTGGTAACAAATGCTCCATGACAACATGACAGTCATAACACTTTAACCCTATTAGTTTTAGATTTTTCATAGATAATAGGTTTCTGATGTTTGATGAGTATCCCTCTAGAACTTTAACTCCTTGTAGAAACTTATAAAGTACAATTTTCTCCTTTCTAGATAGAGTATAAGTTGCAAGAGGTAGATATTGACATTTACCTTAATTTATTGGTGTCAATTCTATTTCAATTCCTATTTAAAGTAGGTCTAACCTTGCACTAATGTCATCTTTAGACTTTCTAGGAACATTCAACAATGTACCTATCAAACTATcaaatacactttttttttttcaatatgcaTCATATCAAGGAAATGTCTAACATAAAGGACTTCCAATAtggcaaataaaaaaatattgattttttcttCCACCCACTTATGACTATTGTCGCAACCGGGATTGCGATGGGACGACAACCCGAAAAACAAACGGGTTTCAGAAATAAATTTGTGGAGTCGCcactataatttattatggaaaaactatggaaaaccgaaaaataagacatggtctgcGAAAAGTAGATTTTTAggttcgggaatcggttacgcgtaaggaaggtattagcaccctatcgcgcctgcccaaaggcagtacctttaattaaatgtataaagttgacatggcttttcaaaatgtttaaatttccctaaaaaaataaaaaaaaataaataaaactattaagaaacaaaaaaatgctttttgttttatgaacccgacaagaaTTGACCTTGGTCCTACGTACATTCCATTTATAATGGACAATAAGGGATCAtgtagttctttatctagaaaaaggtttgtgagtttgtttaaaaattactattgattgatttatatttttgaaaagtgaatccgaaaaaagatttggtttaacaagattgacatcttttttggttttgaagattttgtattttttatttatttaagaatggtggaaaaatgaaagaaaccgGCCATAGGCCGacacatacttataaaaaaaaattatgatttaaaaaaaacattatttgtgtgtaggaaaaaaatacctttagaaaaaaacttcagagtacaataaaaagagaaaaagaatggtCTAGAGGTGACATACCTTTTTAGCTTTCAGTACTCTCCTCTTTCTTCTTTGATGATTGCCGTTGACAGAACCAGAACCCTTATGGGTGAgaacctatttttttttctatactctctttttattatttctgcatgcttctctctatttttttcgtttttttatgACAAAgtgcgtatttatatacacacattataatattatggaaatcttgccttaattgtgaattaattgacaataaaacaaaatagggaatgAAATGGTCTTGGTTgccagaaaacaaattaaataatattcaaaacattgattatcattattgtaagaaaatcatattttcctctttaaaagcaactaacgcaacaaattatattaatatactattttaattattgtttataattattagcataatattaattcaaactattaccatattaaactaacatttcaaaaaatattgtgtttggtattaaagttattattttatctatttttacccaccattaattattattctcttattctttatttttaattatttacttatccggacgaaattgggtgt contains:
- the LOC108343407 gene encoding pentatricopeptide repeat-containing protein At1g63150 isoform X1, which gives rise to MSPKFHISRPLLSLSSEPSLNPLSLIILSFSHSHYSTSKSPSHTSHYLSQFLPLADSTFKPLNTITAHERRLVVLGLSTAIKTDQSFALKAFSLRFCPFLLVKIMTFLDTRQAAFAFFKLAFGNNFEETVRLSCVAAHVLAAKGLHLLAQDVVSWLIARVGAGRANEIFEFMWKNHAIYESDFSVLNTLLRGFLNLGMSFEALEVLRKMRDVGVRPGLSSLTILMRLLLRLGDYGSVWKVFKDMIHRGPRPSNITFNVMLYGFCRQQKIAIAESLLHLMPKFMCSPDVFAFNILINACCVRARTSVAFDWLNFMVRSGLEPSLATFNTIMHALCREGNVRRAQKLFDEIQDMGIAPNAAMYNTLMDGYFKAREVSQASLLYEKMRTKGVSPDCVTFNILVGGYYKYGRKDDWNRLLKDLIVLGLFPDCSLCDVTVSVLCWTGRIDEAMALLQELLEKGLTLSVVAFNSVIGAYSRAGLEDKAFETYRIMVLGGFTPSSSTCNSLLMSLCRKGCLQEARILLYGMLEKGFPINKVAYTVLLDGYFKMNDLDGAQFLWKEMKERGMYPDAVAFTALIDGLSKAGNVEEAHEVFLEMSAMGFVPNNFAYNSLIRGLCNCGRMTEALRLEKEMRQKGILSDTFTFNIIIDGYCRRGQMKFATDTFLDMQRIGLPPDIFTFNILIGGYCKAFDMVGAGQMVNKMYSCGLDPDITTYNTQMHGYCRMRKMNQAVIILDELISAGIVPDTVTYNTMMNGICSDILDRAMILTAKLLKIGFVPNVITTNMLLSQFCKQGMPEKAILWGQKLSEFSFGFDEISYRILDQAYRLKRDNIELVRETYEKGLFMDFLMYITFDYFSRNKPQKIENRVELIENQFIAL
- the LOC108343407 gene encoding pentatricopeptide repeat-containing protein At1g62720 isoform X2; protein product: MSPKFHISRPLLSLSSEPSLNPLSLIILSFSHSHYSTSKSPSHTSHYLSQFLPLADSTFKPLNTITAHERRLVVLGLSTAIKTDQSFALKAFSLRFCPFLLVKIMTFLDTRQAAFAFFKLAFGNNFEETVRLSCVAAHVLAAKGLHLLAQDVVSWLIARVGAGRANEIFEFMWKNHAIYESDFSVLNTLLRGFLNLGMSFEALEVLRKMRDVGVRPGLSSLTILMRLLLRLGDYGSVWKVFKDMIHRGPRPSNITFNVMLYGFCRQQKIAIAESLLHLMPKFMCSPDVFAFNILINACCVRARTSVAFDWLNFMVRSGLEPSLATFNTIMHALCREGNVRRAQKLFDEIQDMGIAPNAAMYNTLMDGYFKAREVSQASLLYEKMRTKGVSPDCVTFNILVGGYYKYGRKDDWNRLLKDLIVLGLFPDCSLCDVTVSVLCWTGRIDEAMALLQELLEKGLTLSVVAFNSVIGAYSRAGLEDKAFETYRIMVLGGFTPSSSTCNSLLMSLCRKGCLQEARILLYGMLEKGFPINKVAYTVLLDGYFKMNDLDGAQFLWKEMKERGMYPDAVAFTALIDGLSKAGLCNCGRMTEALRLEKEMRQKGILSDTFTFNIIIDGYCRRGQMKFATDTFLDMQRIGLPPDIFTFNILIGGYCKAFDMVGAGQMVNKMYSCGLDPDITTYNTQMHGYCRMRKMNQAVIILDELISAGIVPDTVTYNTMMNGICSDILDRAMILTAKLLKIGFVPNVITTNMLLSQFCKQGMPEKAILWGQKLSEFSFGFDEISYRILDQAYRLKRDNIELVRETYEKGLFMDFLMYITFDYFSRNKPQKIENRVELIENQFIAL